AAGCAATCCTTGGGATGAAGTTGCGGTAAATACTCTAGCTCCGGCGACTGCTGCACCATAAACTGCTGCCAAAGCTGAGTGTTCTCCTTCAACTTTTATAAGTTCGGCCTTTAGTTCTCCACTGTCAATATATTCAGCTAGCTTTTCAAGCATAGTTGTTTGAGGAGTTATTGGGAACACTGACAAAACTTGGGGCTTAGCTTGTTTAACTGCATAAGCTACTGCGTGGTTTCCTACCATTGCAGTTACGTTCTTCTGTACAGTTATCATTTCACTTCACCTCTTGAACCATTGTTATTGCTTTTTGAGGGCATATCTGAGCACATACTCCGCAACCTTTACAGTAATCATAGTCTATCCTGACGTCAAAGCCTTCCAGTAAATCTATGGTATTTTCCGGACAATAAATTACGCAAAGCCTACACTTTGTGCACTTGGAGTAATCAATTTCGGGCCTCATTAACCTCCAATGCCCGGTAAGCCCGGAAGAACCTATACTGGGTCTTCCTAAAGGTATGGGATAGTTAATCATAACTGCTTACCACCTCATAACCTAACTTTGCCGCCTCAGCGTTAGACTCTCCCATTTTCCCGGGAAACTCTTCCTCTATTGCCTCAACTACTGAGTCTATCTTTACCATTTCCGTTAGCTTAGCTATTGCACCAACTATGGGCATGTTTACTAACTTCCACCCTGCTATTGATAGATTAAGTTTGTCAGCAATTTCGACAGCGTCAACGTAGTAAGTGTTCTTCCAGAGTTTCTTCGGAGTCTTTGTATTTAGAAGAAGTATTCCGTTCTCTTTAATTCCTTCCAGCACGTTCATTATATTAAAAAGGGAAGTATCGAAAACTGCCACTAGGTCTGAGTTGTATATTTCTCTATGAATATAAATCGGTTCATCTGAGAGCCTTACGTAAGAGACTACCGGTGCGCCTCTCCTTTCTCCTCCGAAGAATGGAATCGATTGTCCGTATTTTCCTTCTTTTACTGCAGCCTTAACTAGTGTTTCTCCAGCAGTTACAACGCCCATTCCTCCTCTTCCTCTTAAAACTATTTCCCATTTCATCTAGAGAATGTTCTCTTCTAAAAATTTATTAATATCTTAGAAGAGGAATTCTAAACTTAAATTAACTCTGTTATTAATAATTACCAATAAGCCGTGTTAAAATTAATCTTCTTCCTCTTCTTCTCTTTCCATTTCTATTACTTCAGCAGCTAGGAAGCCCATTATTATGAAAGTCA
This genomic interval from Acidianus sp. HS-5 contains the following:
- a CDS encoding 4Fe-4S binding protein translates to MINYPIPLGRPSIGSSGLTGHWRLMRPEIDYSKCTKCRLCVIYCPENTIDLLEGFDVRIDYDYCKGCGVCAQICPQKAITMVQEVK
- a CDS encoding 2-oxoacid:acceptor oxidoreductase family protein translates to MKWEIVLRGRGGMGVVTAGETLVKAAVKEGKYGQSIPFFGGERRGAPVVSYVRLSDEPIYIHREIYNSDLVAVFDTSLFNIMNVLEGIKENGILLLNTKTPKKLWKNTYYVDAVEIADKLNLSIAGWKLVNMPIVGAIAKLTEMVKIDSVVEAIEEEFPGKMGESNAEAAKLGYEVVSSYD